One window of Thermodesulfobacteriota bacterium genomic DNA carries:
- a CDS encoding NUDIX domain-containing protein, which produces MGTGQEMVVVVDAGDREIGRATRAEMRRQRLIHRAAYVLVFNRHGELFVQQRTMTKDVYPGHYDVAAGGVVLAGESYEEAAARELAEELGIAPALRRLFDNFHEDRRNRVWGRVFTCVADGPFTLQEEEVAAGFFLPLAEVLALSRTAPFTPDGLVILERFLAGRTESGRGGHRPPCCEAVDKARTGK; this is translated from the coding sequence ATGGGGACAGGGCAGGAGATGGTGGTGGTCGTCGATGCCGGCGACCGGGAGATCGGCCGTGCCACCCGGGCCGAGATGCGGCGGCAGCGGCTGATCCACCGCGCCGCCTATGTGCTGGTCTTCAACCGGCACGGCGAGCTTTTCGTCCAGCAGCGGACCATGACCAAGGATGTCTATCCCGGCCATTACGACGTGGCGGCGGGCGGCGTGGTCCTGGCGGGCGAGAGCTACGAGGAAGCGGCGGCCCGGGAGCTGGCCGAGGAACTGGGCATCGCTCCGGCCCTCCGGCGGCTGTTCGACAACTTCCACGAGGATAGAAGGAATCGGGTCTGGGGCCGGGTCTTCACCTGTGTGGCCGACGGTCCCTTCACCTTACAGGAGGAGGAGGTGGCGGCGGGCTTCTTTCTGCCCCTGGCCGAGGTTCTGGCCCTGAGCCGAACGGCGCCCTTCACCCCGGACGGCCTCGTGATCCTGGAGCGGTTCCTCGCCGGCCGGACCGAAAGCGGCCGGGGCGGCCATCGGCCGCCATGTTGCGAGGCCGTT